The Zingiber officinale cultivar Zhangliang chromosome 2A, Zo_v1.1, whole genome shotgun sequence genomic sequence cgtcggtgactgacttgagcgtcggagggacaGTGTCGGGGACCCCTTCTCTAGCTCGGTACTAACATCATCTATGTTGCAGGTTCGAGCGAAGTCTACATATAATCAGTGGTAGAGTGACATCCCTAACTttccatctcttcgactttcagacaggatcaactacATAACTACATGACACCAACAAAAGCATATGACTTGGTAACACTAAATATAAGAAATTCATAAGGAGGGATAaaaagagtatatatatatatatatatatatatatatatatatatatatatatatatttttgaagaagatcaaaattaaattgaaaataaaaaaataacctccatattttttaaaaaaaattaaggctaTACTAAAACAATAGTCATTCCAACACTTTCATCATTTTTTCAACtcaattatacttagtttatgtGGTTACTTAATCAACTCAGTAATGAGATATGACCAAATACAACCAACTATAAAGTAATCTTTcagttcatttaattttttttttttaaatttgtgccTAACTTATCAACTTACCACATCGAATTAAGTATATTGGATCTCCTCTGAGATTTGGTGGGTAGTTAAGTTTAGGTTCCTTGTCACAGGCCTAAATTTAGTTCTCCTAAAATTATATTCCTAATTTTAACAAAACAATACAATACAATAAactaaatctattttttaaattattctgATAGTCagttcattaaaaaaatatataataacaaaTTAATGAGTGAAATGATGAAAAATGCCATTAaaaagactatatatatatatatatatatataattaatttagtaCTATAGTTTTTTAGGATTATTTAAACTGtggattaataaaattaaatacataTTTTAGATCAATTcctaaaaaaaatgaattaaattgtaatattatttttattttttatttttattttttacaataaAAGATTTTATgatgaacaaatatatttatttaatttaagtcatgtttaatttttttagggTATTAGAAAATGAATGTGGTATAtctattttcctttttttggATAAATCTTTTTGGTGGCTGTCTGTAAGGAAGAAATATTTTTGAAGCACGAATTTTAGACCGTTGATTGTTGATTTGGGAATAGCCTGGCCCTATGATTGAGGCTTTGCGATGCGTGCGTGCCGCTTCGGCCCCAGCGCCCGCTGCTCCGCTGTTCTTGTAGCTCCAGTGTTCGACGAATCGCCGGCCCCGCCGCATGGGAGGAGCAGCGTTCCGGAGCGCCACCACCGCCGtattttcctcctcctcctccatggCCGGGAGGATGCGGCGTGTATGGACCCTTTCCCCGGCTGGGCTTCCCTTGGCCCTTTCCAACTCCGCTTGGCCATCCCCTTTCCCTAGAAGCTTCACTCTCGTCGCCTCCCCGCCGCCGCTCTCCTCCCCCACTCACCTGCGCCTTCGAGGCCGAGCGGTCGCCCGAGCGCTGCTTCAGGACGCCGCTGCCACGATCTTCTCCTTCTCCGGCGCTTACTCCCTCGTGCGCTCCATCGATGCCCTAACAGAGCGGAACCTCATCCAAAAGGTCACTCGCTCCTTTTCGCGCAAATTGTTTCGGATTGTAGCTAGAAACTCTCGTCCTGTGATCGTTGCTTAAGTACTCGATTGCTTGATCTTTGTGTGTTAATTCTGAAATTAGTTGTCCGTTTTGTTCACCTCATGAAAGATTGTCAAATTCTTTATATTTCATATCTTGTTCATTGCCCTACATATGTCTTGCAGTTCCTTTGGATTTTGGAATTTTCATTTATGCTGTGGGCTAGGACTGACTTTTCATCATAAAACAACAGATCTATCCTCCCATCTTTCTCTTAGGAATAAGTTTTTGAGCATGATGCGTGCTTATAAGCTCAAATCTAGTCAGACAGCATTGACATGATAGAACTCTTTGTTGAAATAACATTGCTCAGACTGTAAGTTCAGGTTTAGTAGTTTCTTTCTGTTTCATGGGACTATTTTTTTCCCCTATTTGTAAGAAGCTCTTTTGATCTAGTTAATTTTAGCAACCTCCTCAGCTTCTGAATTCAAACTTGCTTGCAAATGGCTTTTCCACATGAATAAGTGAATGCTAGGTAGTTCCTTTGGTAGTCTATGGATGGTCATGACCAAGTGCCTAAATTTGTCTCTATATTTTGCAAGTTACTATTGGAAGGATCTTTTGCAGAATAAACATTTTCAAGAAATGTTCAAGTTATTAGCCTATCTTATAAGTGTGTTTTGTTAAGAACCTGTTTCATAAGTTGACAAATAGAAGAGTGAATATGCAAGATAGGTAAATTTTAGTGATTTGAATCTTTCTATATATGTAATCATTCTTTGGAAAATCAGCATTTTTCCTTATGTGCTCATGTTGCCTCATTTTAAGAACTAAGGGCATTTACATGGTGGCACCTTATACGCAATCTTCTTTCGAACAACAATAACAACGACAAAGTCTTATCCCATTAGGTGGAGTTGGCTAATATTTAGTTTGGACCtgagatatatttaaaattacttatttttcttttcttgctACACCACAGTTTAACTCCCTAGGAATGGAGTGTTCATTAGTTTGATTGAATTGAAACAACATTCCTATCTGTCAAGTCAATTAATCTATTTCTCTGTTTAGTTCAATTTAGCTCGGGCAGATATAAATgcagtttttctttgtttttattcttTAATTCTGACTAATGGAATGGAATTGAATCGAAAATGAGGTttatagtttttaattaatttgatactTCTATTATATAATAATATTACTTTCAAATATGCGAATGTTGTTTTACAAAGAATAATAGTATTGCTAATCTGGATCAATGTGAATTATATCTTCATGTTAGTttgatttggttttattttcTAAGAATTTGAGTTGTGAGCAATTCAGTTTGCAGAATTGCAACAGATAGAGTTTGGATAATTATATTGCAATTGACTTGATTTGAATTTGTATGGAGATTCTGAGGCTTGTTATCGCCTTATCGGTGTAGCTTTGTCTGTGAAACTTCTTGTTTTCTCTATGATTCTGACTGATAAAAAGATGCCATGTTTGGTTCAAGTAACTTTCAACTTCTACCTTCATGACCGATACTTGGATTTCTGTTTCCTAGCTAAAACCATCTTTTGACATAAATACTGAATTTCACCACGGCTATTTGTCAACTGTTTATTATCATGTTAACTTTTCCATCTTGAACAGAAGAAAAAGAATCGAACTTGCAATTTATCTCACAGAAACTAATGCTACAAGACACTGGATGAGCAAGAAATGAGAGAGAAATTGTTTCTGCAACCTAGTAAAATAGGCACCTGTGTTAAAACCATACTTGTTCATGTCAGAAAGTATCTGATTCTTGTAACTGTCACAGAGCTTGAGCAGGAAGATCGTTCATGTATTGTCTGGGCTCCTATACATGTCCACTTGGCCATTTTTCAGGTAAAAACCGGTCTCATTTCCCTAATATCTTAAATTTTCATGACAAGTCTGATGGCTTGAAATTGATCGACACAGCACATCAGCAGCAGCACGATATTTTGCTGCAGTTGTTCCTTTTTTGAACTGCATTAGGCTATTAAGCTACGGCCTCAGAATTTTCACCGATGAAAGTCTAGTTAAGTCCATCTCGAGGGAAGGAAAACCAGAGTAACCTACTGACATTGTATATTGTTCTTGTCGTTGATTGCAACCTCCACCTCATTCACAGGCAATTCTTTGCAGAGAATTGCTCCGAGGCCCACTGTATTTCGTCATCATTCTGTTGCTCTGTGTTCTTGTGTTTTGGCGTGATTCTCCCGTTGGAATTGTATCGTTGGCAATGATGAGCGGCGGTGATGGTAATTCCCCGGTCCTCCTTAGTTCCTCTTCAACTCTTCAGTTTCCCATCGGATTGGTGTCCAAACAAGCTTATGCATCACTTCTATCTGCAGGGTTTGCCGATATAGTCGGCAGAAGGTACGGGACGACCAAGCTTCCTTATAATCAGGAGAAAAGCTGGGCCGGAAGCATTTCCATGTTTGCATTTGGCTTCCTCATCTCTGTTGGGTTGGTCGATATTGACTCCTAATACATTTTACAGATCTTCCAGTTATTGACATCTGACTTCCAAATTGTAGGATGCTCTACTACTTCTCAGCTTTCGGATACTTCCATTTTGATCAGCCGGAGATGGTAGCGAGGGTCGCATTGATCTCGCTAGCAGCCACAGTGGTGGAGTCTCTTCCCATTAGCCATGTCGTCGACGACAATATCTCTGTTCCTCTAACAAGCATGTTGTCTGCTCTCCTCCTTTTTGGACCATGAACTCATCCGTAATCTGTGTGTTTGAACATGGCTAGATGAGATTGTAAAGAAAAATTTGAATCTTAGTTAAAATATATGAATATTTTTAGTTTACAATGTCAAATGATTTAATTATATAGATCATTTGCTCAAAATTGACTTAAATATACAGTATGTTAAACAGAGCTGGTTTGGTTTAAATCATTGTCTATGGATCTATCTAAGCAGGGTAAGAATGGTGGGCAGAAGCGGGAGCAAGAGGATGATGATGAGGACGACGGCCGCGATGATGCCGATGCAGACCCACTTGCGGGAGCTCTGCTGGTATTCCCTGGCCGTCTCGAGCTCCACCGTGCCCCTCCGGACGAAGGAGCTGGCGTGGGCGACGTGGCTCTCGATGTCGTTGAGCTGGTGGCCCTGCGCCTCCACCAGCGCCGCCATGTCGAGGAAGACCTGGTGCAGGTCGAGCAGGCTGCGCTCGATCTCCTTGACGGCGTCGTGCCGCTCCTGGATCTCCGAGATGGTGTCCATCACCTGCCCGCGGCCCTGCTCCTGGATCGCCTTCTGCAGGAACGTCTCGCTCGCGCCGGAGGAGATGAGGTTCTCCACCGTCTCCTCGTCGGGCTGCTGCCCCGTCACGGTGAAGTACCGCCGCCCGACGGTTTCCTTGTACTCGGCGGCGATGCGGGCGCGCAGGCCCTGGAAGCTGTCCATCAGATCCTTGAGCTTGGAACCGAGCCCGACGACCACCGATGTCCGCGTCCGGTCGGCGGAGGACCCCGGCCCGCAGCCGGGCACCAACCGGTGCTGCGCGTTCGACTTCTCCAGCGCCTCCAGCTTCGCTTTCACCGCCTTGGCCGCCCGGAGCACTTGCCCGGTGTCCGCGTCCATCCGCGCGCGCACCTCCTTCATGGCCTTCGCGCTGTGCGCCGTCTTGCTCTCCTCGTTGGCCTCCTGCAGTCGCCGGTACAGTGCCTCCAGGCCACGCAGGTCCTTCTTGACGCCCTCCACTTCCTGGAAGAACGAGGTCAGGTTGGCACCCGCCTCCGCCGCCTCCATGCCCGCTTCCACCTGGTCCATCTGCACCTGCTCCCGCAGGTTCGTGTACTTCTTGAAGGACGTCGTCGACAGAAGGTCGTTCATCTTCGCTCAAACTCACTCCGCACGCTTCCTCAGCTCCAACGTCTACTTAATCCGGCCGGCCGGCCGACAATGGATTGGAACACAAGAGCGACCGGAGAGATAAATGGAATGAGAGGCCTCGATCCGGAATCGACACGAACGAGGCCAAGAAGAAGAATTCAGGTGAGGAATTGaaacagaggaagaagagaatGCCTCGATGATCCATAAACAGCAACCATCCAAAAATAGCGAGATTTCAAAATTGTCGTTGGACTGCCTTCCTTGGCGGTCGTGACTCGTGATCCTCTCAGGGAAATCTTAAATCTCGCGGTTGGATTTGGTGAATCTTCGGTCGGATCGTCTCGTTGAACCCAACCCAATCCAACCGACGGTCGGTTTAAGTGGTGCGCTCTCAGATTTATGGACCGCCCCTTGGGActtcaacatattacaatataaCCCTTGGAATTTCAACATATTTTCTCATTAAAAAAAGAGAAGTATATATAataatttggaaaattttatctAATAGTAATCACTTTTAGCCATTAGACTTTAAAGAACAAgtgatattttaaaaaactaatattAATTTTCTAATCGAATTCATTCAAAAGTCTACTCAATCAAAATTCATAAATTATATTGTCATATCTGATTGTACATGCCTCTCAGCACAAATATAGTCAAATAAGAATTATGagaaaacaaatatttttttttaaagtttattaaAGCATTCTTATCATGGCAAAAAACTACGAgaacatttttcagaaaatgtAGAAAAGTCCCGTAGAGAAAGCTTTGTGAACAAGTTTTGACTTGGCAAATCTcccttttttaaaattttaaaaatatctatgTATAGTTCGATTTCCTTATTGCTATCATCATCAAacgaataaatatttatttattttagttgctTAGTTAAAGGGAAAACAGATACAAAATagaattctttctttttttttaaaggaaACTTAAATATATATgcattttttgttttatttgtaaatgaatttttaaaattagtctcTTTAAATACGTTGAGTAATAAATTGCTCTTCAAATTAacacttttttattttatttattttgtagcCATAATAATTACACTAAAAACAAAATCAATGAATTCCTATTTCCTACAAAATCCTCCTCCCGTAAAGGATCCTATCTTATAAAatccaaataaaaaataataatttaatgtcTTACTCAAAATTCAACCCCTTTCTATATTTGAAAGCTCACAATATCTCCAATCAAAGATTGGTATTCACGGTAAAAAGACCAAGTGCGTGTAATTAAAATCTTCACCCATGTATCAAATCCGTAAATTATCGTGCTTTTCTGTACTTTGTGATACAACTCAATCTCAGACCGTTCATACACATAGCTCGAAATCAATTACCCTCAAAATTTAAATTGTAAGTAACAACAGTGCAATCTTGTTCAGATAAAATCTGGAACAAGTGATGCTCTGTGCTTTCTCCACCTCGCCTTATTGTTGCAGTTGCAGTTTTCCGTAAAACGCTACTTCTCTCTCTGCCTTCTCCTGCAAGACTTCTTCTTGGATTCTCCCAAATCCTCTCCTTTCCTCCTCCAGGATCGGCTATCGTTGGCCgattcttcttgttctccttttTGAATCGTCCTGCTATTTTCCATATAATCTATTTTCTTTTATCAATTCGTCGACATCACTCGGTAGGGGTTTGGGGAATCTTCAGGTAAGACAATTGGTTCGGGTATCTGTAAAATTTCGCTTTTTTTTGCTTGTGTCTGTCAATTTTTACCCTTGAGTTGGATGCATCAATATGTTGTTCTTGTGTTTAGTTCTTCTTTTTCgatggaaagagttttatttagtggattgAATTACTTTTGACCTAAAGTTCTGATTTTGATAGGGTCTGTATCCCTTTATTTCATTTTTCTAGTGTAGAGTTTAGTGGACAACCGGTTGTAGTTTGATTGGGAATAGTTTGTCCATTGACATCAAGTTACCATGTGTTAGGAAATTGTTGTGTTCTTAGTTTTGTTGGTTGTTGCAAGGACAAACTTTGACTACTATTGGCCAAAGTATGGTGACTTTGATTAGGGAGTGATATCTTGATTTAATATTATTAAGTTTTTCCTTTTGAGGCGAAGGATGGAAGTGGTGTCAAAGCACAGGATTGAATTCCAAGAAAAACTGGATTTTTCAGTGTTTGTTGGTGTAGTCAAGACAAACAACCATGTCCCTTTGCATACTTCAAAGTAATTATTAAATTAGAAATTGTGTGATTTGATGTTTATCTGAGGCCAGACCATAGGCTAAAAATTTGGTTGCTGCATCAATATTCTATATTTCATTAACATTGACATGATCTGATTTTGGAAGAGTTAACGAAGCAGGGTCTCACCCATTACGGTTTATTCCTTTGGATACTCATAGCATGTTTATTAGTGATCCTGCACATAACATGCTTGCATTATATGTTTTCTTTTACTAGTTAACAATTGGATAGCTTTCTGGCATTGGCTGAGATGGTGTATCGGCTG encodes the following:
- the LOC122042698 gene encoding probable phytol kinase, chloroplastic, with protein sequence MGGAAFRSATTAVFSSSSSMAGRMRRVWTLSPAGLPLALSNSAWPSPFPRSFTLVASPPPLSSPTHLRLRGRAVARALLQDAAATIFSFSGAYSLVRSIDALTERNLIQKSLSRKIVHVLSGLLYMSTWPFFSTSAAARYFAAVVPFLNCIRLLSYGLRIFTDESLVKSISREGKPEELLRGPLYFVIILLLCVLVFWRDSPVGIVSLAMMSGGDGFADIVGRRYGTTKLPYNQEKSWAGSISMFAFGFLISVGMLYYFSAFGYFHFDQPEMVARVALISLAATVVESLPISHVVDDNISVPLTSMLSALLLFGP
- the LOC122042699 gene encoding syntaxin-124-like; the encoded protein is MNDLLSTTSFKKYTNLREQVQMDQVEAGMEAAEAGANLTSFFQEVEGVKKDLRGLEALYRRLQEANEESKTAHSAKAMKEVRARMDADTGQVLRAAKAVKAKLEALEKSNAQHRLVPGCGPGSSADRTRTSVVVGLGSKLKDLMDSFQGLRARIAAEYKETVGRRYFTVTGQQPDEETVENLISSGASETFLQKAIQEQGRGQVMDTISEIQERHDAVKEIERSLLDLHQVFLDMAALVEAQGHQLNDIESHVAHASSFVRRGTVELETAREYQQSSRKWVCIGIIAAVVLIIILLLPLLPTILTLLR